DNA from Paraburkholderia sp. ZP32-5:
ACCGCGTGACCGGTGCCGAGCTGCTGCTCCTGCACCGCGAATTGAATGTCGGGGGCCGCGACGGCTTCACGCACCGCTTCGGCGCCATGGCCGATCACGACGATCAGGCGCGCGGGATTCAGCGCGCGAGCGGTGTCGATGACATGAGCGAGGAGCGGCCGGCCGGCCAGAGGATGGAGCACCTTGGGAAGCGCTGACCGCATGCGCTTGCCGGTACCTGCCGCCAAAATCACGATATTCATGGCGTCGGCAATAGGACGAGTTCGGAGCCGGCGATTTTATCATGCGGCATCGAACGAAAAAGGCCGCGGGTGCGGCCTCGACTCCGTTTTGCGACAGCGAAAAACCGTCGCAAGGCCCGTAAAACAGGGCCTTTTCGTTAGAGATCGTCGAACTGGACCAGCGAAATGGTCTTTGCGCCGTTCAGCGGCGCGCCGTCGTCGGCTCCCGTCGAGCACGGTTCCTCGTCGAACGCGATATCGCCGTTCGGATCCGCCTCGCCGCTCGCGCGCAGCGCCGCAAACGGGAACAGCTGATGATCCATCAGATGTGACGGCACCACATTCGACAACGCGTTGAACATGTTCTCGATGCGCCCCGGGAAGCGCTTTTCCCAGTCGCGGATCAGCGCCTTCATTTCCGCGCGCTTCAGATTCGGCTGGCTGCCGCACAGGTTGCACGGAATGATCGGGAATTCGCGCAATTCCGCGTATTTCTCCAGATCGGTTTCCTTCACGTACGCAAGCGGTCGGATCACGATGTTCTTGCCGTCGTCCGATTGCAGCTTCGGCGGCATGCCCTTCAGTTTGCCGCCGTAGAACAGGTTCAGCAGCAGCGTCTGCAGGATGTCGTCGCGATGATGGCCGAGCGCGATCTTGGTCGCGCCCAGTTCGCCGGCGACGCGATACAGGATGCCGCGCCGCAGCCGCGAGCACAGCGAGCAGGTGGTCTTGCCTTCCGGCACGAGCCGCTTGACGATGCTGTAAGTGTCCTGGTTCTCGATATGGAACGGGATGTCGAGCTGCTTCAGGTATTCGGGCAGCACGTGCTCGGGGAAGCCCGGCTGCTTCTGGTCGAGGTTCACCGCGACGATGTCGAAGTTGATCGGCGCGCGCTCGCGCAGCCGCATCAGAATCTCGAGCATCGCGTAACTATCCTTGCCGCCCGACAGGCAGACCATCACCTTGTCGCCGTCCTCGATCATGTTGTAGTCGCCGATCGCCTGGCCGACCTGGCGCGCGAGGCGCTTGAACAGCTTGTTGTTCTCGTATGCTTCTTTCTGCTCGCGGCGCGTGAGCGGGGACTTCGAGGCGCGAGGGGCGGTGGCGTTCGCGGCTTCAGCGGCTTGTCCGGTCTCGCCGGCCTGCGCTGCCTGCGCCGCTTGAGCGTCCGTGTCGTGCATCTGCTGGTTGAGTATGTCCGGTGCGTTCATCGCTCAATCCTCCTTGATGCGGAAGACTTCGACACCGACCGCGTCGCAGTCCGGATACACATCCGGCTTCTCGGTCGACACGCGCGCGGCGCGCACCTGCGGATGCGCGAGCATCGTGCGCACGAGGTCGTCGCACAGCGTTTCCTGCAGATGAATATGGCCTTGCGACACGCGCTGCGCGATCGTCGAGCGCATGAAGTCGTAATCGACGACTTCGTTCAGCTTGTCGTGCTGCGGCGTGGACATCGCGAGCGGCACGAACAGTTCGACGTTGATCACGACGCGCTGTTCGCCGCGCTTTTCGAAGTCGTGCACGCCGATGTTGATGTGCACTTCGTAATTGCGCAGAAAGAGCCGGCGGCAATCGGCGAGCCGGGGATGCGAAAGAGCGGCAAACATGTTCGTTCCAGTCATAAAAAGCGTGCGGGGCAC
Protein-coding regions in this window:
- the ttcA gene encoding tRNA 2-thiocytidine(32) synthetase TtcA, which translates into the protein MNAPDILNQQMHDTDAQAAQAAQAGETGQAAEAANATAPRASKSPLTRREQKEAYENNKLFKRLARQVGQAIGDYNMIEDGDKVMVCLSGGKDSYAMLEILMRLRERAPINFDIVAVNLDQKQPGFPEHVLPEYLKQLDIPFHIENQDTYSIVKRLVPEGKTTCSLCSRLRRGILYRVAGELGATKIALGHHRDDILQTLLLNLFYGGKLKGMPPKLQSDDGKNIVIRPLAYVKETDLEKYAELREFPIIPCNLCGSQPNLKRAEMKALIRDWEKRFPGRIENMFNALSNVVPSHLMDHQLFPFAALRASGEADPNGDIAFDEEPCSTGADDGAPLNGAKTISLVQFDDL
- a CDS encoding dihydroneopterin aldolase encodes the protein MFAALSHPRLADCRRLFLRNYEVHINIGVHDFEKRGEQRVVINVELFVPLAMSTPQHDKLNEVVDYDFMRSTIAQRVSQGHIHLQETLCDDLVRTMLAHPQVRAARVSTEKPDVYPDCDAVGVEVFRIKED